Proteins encoded together in one Prunus dulcis chromosome 3, ALMONDv2, whole genome shotgun sequence window:
- the LOC117621209 gene encoding glutamate formimidoyltransferase-like → MDQSPACKDKKKKTIDQSMLLCCKLYISESRNHAALDAIERAARLDPESVIVNKFEDRAYNRVRYTIVSYVMHDSTGSAIYSPLQQTVMAMAEAAFGAINLEQHSGAHPRLGVVDDIVFHPLARASLDEAAWLAKAVAVDIGNRFQVPVYLYAAAHPTGKALDTIRRELGYYRPNFMGSQWAGWTMPEILHEKPDEGPTSICPARGISMIGARPWVALYNIPILSTDVAATRRIARMVSARGGGLPTVQTLGLVHGEDSTEIACMLLEPNQIGGDRVQNHVEMLAAQEGLDVEKGYFTDHSPDMIIEKYMKLTSEDRN, encoded by the exons ATGGATCAAAGCCCAGCTTGCAAG gacaagaagaagaaaaccataGACCAGTCCATGCTACTCTGCTGTAAGCTTTACATATCTGAATCGCGCAACCACGCTGCTCTGGACGCCATTGAACGTGCTGCCAGGCTCGATCCAGAGTCTGTCATTGTtaacaagtttgaggaccgaGCTTACAATAGGGTCAGGTACACTATTGTGTCCTATGTTATGCATGATAGCACAGGAAGTGCCATATATAGCCCCTTGCAGCAAACTGTAATGGCCATGGCTGAGGCAGCCTTTGGAGCCATTAACCTTGAGCAGCACTCCGGGGCTCACCCTCGGTTAGGGGTTGTCGACGACATTGTCTTCCACCCGTTGGCTAGGGCATCTCTGGATGAAGCTGCTTGGCTTGCCAAGGCAGTGGCAGTGGACATTGGCAATAGGTTCCAAG TGCCAGTATATCTGTATGCTGCAGCACACCCTACAGGCAAGGCCCTTGACACCATCAGGCGTGAGCTTGGCTACTACAGACCCAATTTCATGGGCAGCCAATGGGCAGGATGGACAATGCCAGAAATCCTCCATGAAAAGCCTGACGAAGGGCCAACTAGTATATGCCCCGCCAGAGGCATCTCGATGATCGGGGCACGTCCATGGGTTGCCTTGTACAACATACCCATATTGTCCACGGATGTCGCAGCCACTCGACGGATTGCACGGATGGTGAGTGCCCGAGGGGGCGGACTCCCAACTGTGCAAACACTGGGCCTTGTTCATGGTGAGGACTCCACAGAGATAGCTTGCATGCTCCTAGAGCCCAACCAGATTGGAGGGGACAGAGTCCAGAACCATGTTGAGATGCTAGCGGCTCAAGAAGGGTTGGATGTGGAGAAGGGTTACTTCACTGATCACTCACCAGATATGATTATTGAAAAGTATATGAAACTAACATCGGAAGACAGAAACTAA
- the LOC117621208 gene encoding beta-glucuronosyltransferase GlcAT14A-like produces the protein MSMRKYMNPHSARVFGDRVWVIPFVASLIIFITLFFSGISGLFTSPHGGEQLPFDIISFSKTDDSNEYFVESDLKRSLETNGRSEIGAPRLAYLISGTKGDSHRMMRTLSAVYHPRNQYILHLDLEAPPRERLELASSVKADPTFSEVENVRVMAQSNLVTYKGPTMIACTLQAISILLKESSEWDWFINLSASDYPLMTQDDLLHAFSNLSRNLNFIELMQITGWKLNQRAKPIIIDPGLYLSKKSDLAWTTQRRSLPTSFKLFTGSAWVMLSRSFLEYCIWGWDNLPRTILMYYTNFVSSPEGYFHTVICNNEEFRHTAVSHDLHYIAWDSPPKQHPISLSMKDFDKMVKSNAPFARKFARDDPVLDKIDKELLGRKSRFAPGAWCIGNPEGGADPCSVRGNDSVFRPGPGAVRFQELLQTLLSEDFQKKQCT, from the exons ATGAGTATGAGGAAGTATATGAATCCCCACTCAGCAAGGGTCTTTGGTGATAGGGTTTGGGTTATTCCATTCGTTGCTAGCTTGATCATATTCATTACCCTTTTTTTCTCGGGCATTTCTGGGCTGTTTACCTCCCCACATGGTGGAGAGCAGTTGCCATTTGACATCATCTCCTTCTCAAAAACGGATGACTCAAATGAGTATTTTGTTGAATCTGATTTGAAAAGATCATTGGAAACCAATGGGCGTTCTGAAATTGGGGCACCTAGATTAGCATATCTTATATCAGGTACAAAGGGTGATAGCCATAGGATGATGAGGACTTTAAGCGCGGTATATCATCCAAGAAATCAATATATCCTACATTTGGATCTTGAGGCTCCGCCTCGTGAAAGGTTGGAATTGGCAAGTTCAGTGAAGGCTGATCCTACTTTTAGTGAAGTGGAGAATGTGCGTGTTATGGCGCAATCCAATTTGGTGACGTATAAGGGCCCTACAATGATTGCTTGTACCTTACAAGCCATTTCCATTCTGTTAAAGGAGAGCTCAGAGTGGGACTGGTTTATAAACCTCAGTGCGTCAGATTATCCTCTCATGACACAAGATG ATTTGCTTCATGCTTTCTCCAATCTGTCTAGAAACCTCAACTTTATTGAACTTATGCAGATTACTGGATGGAAACT GAATCAAAGAGCAAAACCAATCATAATTGATCCAGGCCTTTACTTATCAAAAAAATCTGACCTTGCATGGACCACTCAGCGCCGATCACTTCCTACATCATTCAAGTTGTTTACAG GTTCAGCTTGGGTAATGCTATCGCGATCGTTTCTTGAATATTGTATATGGGGCTGGGATAACCTACCACGTACTATCCTTATGTATTACAccaattttgtttcttctccGGAAGGCTATTTTCATACTGTTATTTGCAACAACGAGGAATTTCGCCACACTGCAGTAAGCCATGATCTCCATTACATTGCTTGGGACAGCCCTCCAAAGCAGCACCCCATCTCGTTGTCTATGAAGGACTTTGACAAAATGGTAAAGAGCAATGCTCCATTTGCTCGAAAATTTGCAAGGGATGACCCTGTCTTGGACAAAATTGATAAAGAACTTCTCGGTCGAAAAAGCCGGTTTGCGCCTGGGGCTTGGTGTATAGGCAACCCAGAAGGTGGGGCTGACCCATGCTCAGTGCGCGGTAATGATTCAGTGTTTAGGCCAGGTCCTGGTGCTGTGAGGTTCCAAGAGCTGCTTCAGACACTGTTGTCTGAAGATTTTCAGAAAAAGCAATGTACATGA
- the LOC117622994 gene encoding protein ULTRAPETALA 1 — protein MANGVERETGLLLFSDDELREMSGVNRGSDHIEVTCGCTSHRYGDAVGRLRVFVNGDLEITCECTPGCQEDKLTPAAFEKHSGRETARKWKNNVWVIDNGKKVPLCKTVLLKYHNEASKHANASHRSNNGRACHRDEFVCCTRCNKERRFRLRTKEECRIHHDALADVNWKCAELPYDKITCNDEEERASRRVYRGCTRSPTCQGCTSCVCFGCEICRFSDCSCQTCTDFTRNAKT, from the exons ATGGCGAATGGAGTAGAGAGGGAAACTGGGTTGCTGCTATTTAGCGATGATGAGCTGAGAGAGATGAGTGGGGTCAACAGAGGCTCGGACCATATAGAGGTCACGTGTGGCTGTACCAGCCACAGATATGGTGATGCTGTTGGGAGGCTTAGGGTTTTCGTCAATGGTGACCTGGAAATCACCTGTGAATGCACCCCTGGTTGTCAGGAAG ACAAACTGACTCCTGCTGCATTTGAGAAGCATTCTGGAAGAGAGACAGCTAGGAAATGGAAAAATAATGTTTGGGTAATTGATAATGGGAAGAAGGTTCCACTGTGTAAAACAGTGCTGCTCAAATACCACAACGAGGCATCAAAACATGCTAATGCTTCCCACAGATCTAACAATGGACGGGCTTGTCACCGTGATGAGTTTGTTTGCTGTACTAGATGCAACAAGGAGCGCAGGTTTCGTCTCCGGACAAAAGAGGAATGCCGGATTCACCATGATGCCTTGGCTGATGTGAACTGGAAATGTGCTGAGCTGCCATATGACAA AATAACATgtaatgatgaagaagaacgAGCAAGTCGAAGAGTATATAGAGGCTGTACCCGTTCTCCAACATGCCAAGGCTGCACTTCTTGTGTGTGCTTTGGCTGTGAAATCTGTCGTTTCTCAGATTGCAGCTGCCAGACTTGCACTGACTTCACAAGGAATGCTAAAACTTGA
- the LOC117620582 gene encoding H/ACA ribonucleoprotein complex non-core subunit NAF1 yields MVGLIPELTLEDLDLASKTKNSKDPPDPVDPRDLTFADSFLDFESIEDWFKDIPNPDMAETGEVKVEVVEEGFIREANGCEGQIFNVYNPIDCGSEPTVDGTVPIDCGFVEKVECEISEHLSCSIEEELGKVSLLGGCDQNSVLDGGNCMRSERHEESSALNGENGMQSEIVSRNSGEREPQNNENGNESLKSKIEGENGARSEIVNESSESSSSSSSSSSSDDDSSDDDDDDMDEEENEKGKMKVEVEECDEAGEIEEGEIRDADGEEKGDKTHYIDYESADDDDDDDEVVAWTDAEIFDDGDEEEDDGGALKGPIRSKNELEVLPPIPPVNVTLEPHHQMMPVGVVLSIFGTQAIVEGVEKHNPLNEGSILWITESRSPLGLIDEIFGPVIHPYYVVRYNSESEIPAGIQAGTLVSFVPEFADHVLNNKDVYKKGYDASGKNDEEVSDEAEFSDDEKEAEYRRMQKMTKRGMNDQNLGNRKNNRKKGKNKPGPRKNDQPSPHQAPKDAGQLPPNQHQHHFSPAAPSFDRGYYPSSSAAAQGFVGGTGLVPPFPAATQATGMNATSIGVWTNGMPFQQQNTPFPNGFPNNSSPWPSPYNHQYPYQMPIPERLSFYPQAEGQRFLSGAVLPGGQLNSFAGPTFSQGLMGQHGFNQTTFGIGLQGQPTPGQQLNAFAGPMYPQGMVGQHGFNQNAFGIGLQGQPTHPTLNADQGMLSNRLPVEQNCNMPQPVANTGNVDMQQFNPGASSNRGRRPSHRGGRHFGRGRGRQQSR; encoded by the exons ATGGTAGGGCTCATCCCTGAACTAACCCTCGAAGACCTCGATCTAGCTTCAAAGACCAAGAATTCGAAGGACCCACCTGACCCTGTTGATCCCAGAGACTTGACGTTTGCAGATTCGTTCTTGGATTTTGAGTCCATAGAGGATTGGTTTAAGGATATACCAAACCCTGATATGGCAGAAACAGGGGAGGTCAAGGTTGAGGTGGTTGAAGAAGGGTTTATTAGAGAGGCAAATGGCTGTGAAGGCCAAATTTTTAATGTGTATAACCCAATTGATTGTGGGTCTGAACCGACTGTTGATGGGACTGTGCCAATTGATTGTGGTTTTGTGGAGAAGGTGGAGTGTGAAATATCAGAACATTTGAGTTGTTCTATTGAGGAAGAGCTGGGGAAGGTCAGTTTGCTTGGAGGGTGTGATCAAAATTCGGTTCTTGATGGTGGGAATTGTATGAGGAGTGAGAGGCATGAGGAAAGTTCGGCTCTTAATGGTGAGAATGGTATGCAGAGTGAAATAGTGAGTCGTAATTCTGGAGAAAGAGAACCACAGAATAATGAGAATGGGAATGAAAGTTTGAAATCCAAGATTGAAGGTGAGAATGGTGCTAGGAGTGAAATAGTGAATGAAAGTTCAGAGTCCTCATCGTCGTCTTCGAGTAGCAGCTCGAGTGATGATGACAgcagtgatgatgatgatgatgatatggATGAGGAGGAAAACGAGAAAGGGAAAAtgaaggtggaggtggaggagtgCGACGAGGCTGGTGAAATTGAAGAAGGTGAGATACGGGATGCTGATGGAGAGGAGAAGGGAGATAAGACACACTATATAGATTATGAAAgtgctgatgatgatgatgatgatgatgaagtgGTTGCTTGGACTGATGCGGAAATTTTTGATGATGGAGACGAGGAAGAGGATGATGGTGGAGCTCTGAAAGGACCCATTAGGTCCAAGAATGAGCTTGAg GTACTTCCACCTATTCCTCCAGTGAATGTGACCTTGGAACCACATCATCAGATGATGCCCGTGGGAGTTGTTTTATCG ATCTTTGGTACCCAAGCCATCGTAGAAGGGGTTGAGAAGCACAATCCTCTAAACGAGGGTTCAATTCTTTGGATAACCGAAAGCAGATCTCCGTTGGGGTTGATAGATGAAATCTTCGGACCTGTCATACACCCTTACTATGTGGTGAGATACAATTCAGAAAGTGAAATCCCTGCTGGAATACAAGCAGGCACTTTGGTCTCTTTCGTTCCGGAGTTTGCAGATCATGTGCTCAATAACAAGGATGTTTACAAAAAGGGTTATGATGCATCTGGTAAAAATGATGAAGAGGTGTCAGATGAGGCAGAATTTTCAGATGATGAGAAAGAGGCTGAATACAGGAGAATGCAAAAAATGACAAAGAGGGGAATGAATGACCAGAATCTTGGCAATAGgaaaaacaacagaaaaaaGGGTAAAAACAAGCCTGGACCCAGGAAAAATGATCAACCTTCACCCCACCAAGCACCAAAGGATGCAGGTCAGCTGCCTCCCAATCAACACCAACATCATTTCTCTCCAGCTGCACCATCATTTGATCGCGGTTATTATCCATCTTCTTCTGCAGCAGCACAAGGTTTTGTTGGTGGGACTGGATTAGTTCCACCATTTCCAGCTGCTACACAGGCCACTGGTATGAACGCAACTTCAATTGGAGTTTGGACAAATGGGATGCCGTTTCAGCAACAAAATACACCCTTCCCTAATGGATTTCCAAATAATAGTTCACCGTGGCCTTCACCCTATAATCATCAATATCCTTATCAAATGCCTATTCCGGAGAGATTGTCATTCTATCCGCAGGCTGAAGGTCAGAGATTTCTTTCTGGTGCTGTCTTACCAGGTGGACAGTTGAATTCCTTTGCAGGACCAACTTTTTCACAGGGGCTGATGGGTCAACATGGCTTCAATCAAACAACATTTGGGATAGGTTTACAGGGCCAACCCACACCAGGTCAACAATTGAATGCCTTTGCAGGACCTATGTATCCACAGGGGATGGTGGGTCAGCATGGTTTCAACCAAAATGCATTCGGGATAGGTTTACAAGGCCAACCTACTCACCCGACCTTAAATGCAGACCAAGGAATGCTGTCGAATAGATTGCCTGTTGAACAGAACTGTAATATGCCACAGCCTGTTGCAAATACAGGCAACGTGGACATGCAGCAATTTAATCCGGGCGCATCTTCTAATCGTGGAAGGAGACCGTCTCATAGAGGGGGTCGTCATTTTGGAAGGGGAAGAGGTAGGCAGCAATCAAGGTGA